Genomic segment of Corynebacterium appendicis CIP 107643:
TCGTCCCGCTTCTCCCGCTTTTCCAGCTTTTCCTGCTGTTCAGCGTTGTAGCGCAGCACAATCTGGTGGCGCCACACGGTTCCGATCGCGATCGTCAGCGCAGAGGCGAACGCGAAGAAAACGGCGAGGGCATTGTTGTGCACCCGGTTCATCGTAGTAGCTGGGGTGCACCCCGTTCGGTGCCCCGGCCGCACCCGCACCGGCGTGTTAAAGCGAGTACATCTACGGTGAAGGTAGTGGTGAGAACGTGATCAAGAGAGGAAACCATGCACTCCATCAATGCTGAGCATTTTGTTTTGTCGATGTCTGCCGAACACGAGCCCAAGCTGGAGATCGGCAGCGGCGACGAAGTGACGGTGCAGACCATGGATTGCTTTTCGGGCACGATCGCGGATGAATCGCAGTTGTTCAGCTCGGTTGGCTGGGACAAAGTGAACCCGGCGACCGGCCCGATCGCCGTGTCCGGCGCGCGCCCCGGAGACACCCTCAAGGTCGAGGTGCTCAGCATCGAGGTGGGCGACCACGCCACCATGACCACGCACCCGGACTTCGGCGCCCTGCCCGGCACGGTTGAAGAGCGCACCCGCAAGATCCCGGTGCGCGACGGAAAGGCCTTCTTCAGCGACGAGATCGTGCTGCCTATCCGTCCGATGATCGGCGTGATCGGCACCGCCCCCGCCGGCGAAGACGTGCCCACCGGCGAGCCCCGTCAGCACGGCGGCAACATGGACACCAAAGAGATCGTGGCCGGCTCCACGCTCTACCTACCCGTCGAGGTCGACGGAGCGAACCTGAGTATGGGTGACGTCCACGCGGTGATGGGCGACGGCGAAGTCGCTGTCTGCGGCGCAGAAATTGCGGCGGAAGTGAGGGTCAAGGTCACTGTGCTTTCCGGGCGTCCGCTGCCGTTGCCGTTTCTGGTCTCTGGCGATTCCGTCTACGCCATCTCGTCGGAGGTCGAGCTCATCGACGCCGTCACCGAATCCACCCGCATGATGCGCGATTGGGTGGCTGCCGAGAGTAGCCTCGACCCGACTGATGCGCTCATGCTTCTCTCCTTGGCCGGCGACACACAGATCAGCCAGGTCGTCGACCCGCGCCTGACTGCCCGGTTCCGTCTACCGCTGAGCGTCCTGGAGCAGTGTGGCGTCGAGCTGCCGTAGAGCCCTCCCGCCGCAGCAGCGCGTGCCCCGGAATCCTGAGTTCCGCGCCGAATATAGTTCTATACAGAAGCGAGTCCGCTGACTTACGCTGTTAGGCGGTCCGCTCAGGCGGCTGATTCGGCGATTCTGGATGCTTCTGGCGCAGCCTGGGGCACGCCGTGCTGACAACCTCATAGAATTTTGCACGTACCTTAAGTTTTAGATTCATGGAAAGGCGGACCAGGGTGGCACTGATCGTCCAGAAATACGGGGGATCCTCGCTGGAGAGCGCCGAGCGCATTCGTGCCGTCGCCGAACGCGTGGTGGCCACACACAAGGCAGGCAACGATGTCGTGGTGGTCTGCTCCGCGATGGGCGACACCACTGACGAGTTGCTGGACCTGGCCGCGCAGGTCAACCCGACTCCGCCGCCGCGCGAGATGGATATGCTGCTCACCGCCGGCGAGCGCATCTCCAACTCCCTGGTGGCCATGGCGGTCGCAGGGCTCGGTGCGCCGGTGCAGTCCTTCACCGGTTCGCAGGCCGGAGTGATCACTACCGAGCGCTACGGCAACGCTCGCATTCTCGAGGTCACCCCGGGCCGCGTCCAGGACGCCATCGATGCTGGCAAGATCGCCATCGTCGCCGGTTTCCAGGGTGTGAACCGCGACACCCGCGACGTGACCACCCTGGGCCGCGGCGGATCCGACACTACCGCGGTGGCGCTCGCCGCCGCCCTCGGTGCCGACGAATGCGAGATCTACTCGGACGTCGACGGCATCTACAGCGCCGACCCGCGCATCGTCCCCGACGCGAAGAAGCTTGACAACCTCTGCTTCGAGGAGATGCTCGAGCTCGCCGCGTCCGGCTCGAAGATTCTGGTGCTGCGCAGCGTCGAATACGCCCGCGCATTCAATGTTCCCATGCGAGTACGCTCGTCTTACAGCAACGACACGGGCACGCTGGTGTCCGGAGCGATGGAGGATATCCCCGTGGAAGAAGCAGTCCTGGTCGGTGTCGCCACCGACGATTCCGAAGCAAAGATCACCGTGTTCGGCATCCCCGACGTCCCCGGCGAGGCCGCGAAGGTCTTCCGCGCGCTCGCCGACGCCGAGATCAACATCGACATGGTGCTGCAGAACACCTCCACGCAGGGCAATAACGTCACCGACATCACGTTCACCCTCCCGATCGCGGACGGCCCGCGCGGCATGGAGCTGCTCACCGACCTGGTCAAGAATGAGGGCTGGGAGGACGTCACCTACAACGACGAGATCGCCAAGGTCTCGCTCGTCGGAGCCGGAATGAAGTCTCACCCGGGAGTCACCGCCGAGTTCACGGAGGCGTTGCGCGACAAGGGCATCAACATCGGCATGATGAACACCTCCGAGATCCGCATTACCGCTGTGGTGAAGCGCGGCGATATGGAGGAAGCCGCCCGCGTCATCCACGACAAATTCGACCTCGGCGGCGACGAGCCCGCCGTCGTCTACGCCGGCACCGGCCGCTAAAACACGCCCGGAAAATCACGGGCGAGCCGAAGTGCACCAGAAGTAAAGGAGAGAGTTTTCATGACCACCGTCGCCGTCGTCGGAGCCACCGGCCAAGTCGGGCGCGTGATGCGCGAGATCCTGCAGGAGCGCAATTTCCCGGCAGACACGGTGCGCTTTTTCGCGTCGCCCCGCTCGGCGGGCAAGGAGCTCGAGTTCCGCGGCGAGAAGATCATCGTTGAGGACCTCACACAGGTCACGGCGGATTCCGTGAAGGACGTCGACATTGCGCTGTTCTCCGCGGGCGGTTCGACCTCGAAGGAATGGGCGCCGGTCTTCGCGGAGGCGGGCGCGACGGTCGTCGACAATTCTTCCGCGTGGCGCAAGGATCCGGACGTGCCGCTCATCGTCTCCGAGGTCAACCCCGGCGAGGCGAAGAATCCGCCGAAGGGGATCATCGCGAACCCGAATTGCACGACGATGGCGGTCATGCCCGTCGCCAAGGCGCTTGACGACGCAGCGTCGCTGCACACCATGCGCGTCGCCTCTTACCAGGCGG
This window contains:
- a CDS encoding acetamidase/formamidase family protein translates to MHSINAEHFVLSMSAEHEPKLEIGSGDEVTVQTMDCFSGTIADESQLFSSVGWDKVNPATGPIAVSGARPGDTLKVEVLSIEVGDHATMTTHPDFGALPGTVEERTRKIPVRDGKAFFSDEIVLPIRPMIGVIGTAPAGEDVPTGEPRQHGGNMDTKEIVAGSTLYLPVEVDGANLSMGDVHAVMGDGEVAVCGAEIAAEVRVKVTVLSGRPLPLPFLVSGDSVYAISSEVELIDAVTESTRMMRDWVAAESSLDPTDALMLLSLAGDTQISQVVDPRLTARFRLPLSVLEQCGVELP
- a CDS encoding aspartate kinase, whose translation is MALIVQKYGGSSLESAERIRAVAERVVATHKAGNDVVVVCSAMGDTTDELLDLAAQVNPTPPPREMDMLLTAGERISNSLVAMAVAGLGAPVQSFTGSQAGVITTERYGNARILEVTPGRVQDAIDAGKIAIVAGFQGVNRDTRDVTTLGRGGSDTTAVALAAALGADECEIYSDVDGIYSADPRIVPDAKKLDNLCFEEMLELAASGSKILVLRSVEYARAFNVPMRVRSSYSNDTGTLVSGAMEDIPVEEAVLVGVATDDSEAKITVFGIPDVPGEAAKVFRALADAEINIDMVLQNTSTQGNNVTDITFTLPIADGPRGMELLTDLVKNEGWEDVTYNDEIAKVSLVGAGMKSHPGVTAEFTEALRDKGINIGMMNTSEIRITAVVKRGDMEEAARVIHDKFDLGGDEPAVVYAGTGR